gacaatttatatattattcataTGCCAGTGATGAACCATAGTGTGTTTTCTAAtagtgtataatatatattaaaggGCTCGACTACCATGTTCCTCCAGAggataaatactgtaaaatttatttacattggACAAGTGTAAGTAAGTTCTCTGCAAGTCCCTTTTATAACAGAGATAAATTTAACAATGGTTGCGTACATGTCAAGAAGTCTTTGTTAGACAAGAACCATCTCTTATCCTAGTGGTCTTGCATAAAATGACGGAAAAAAACATGGTAAACAATAATAAGGCTTTTTTCTCTAAAAGAGCCGATAAAACGTTTCTTGTTTAGAATAGCTGAAATTAGTAGCTTGCCTCAATTTTCTTGTGACATAAAACTTAATTGTGCCATTTAAATGAATTAATACTGTAAAACATGTACTAATCATTTTAGGCAATGTGGCCCTAACAGATTTATGCTGTAATTGATATGGATGAACACGTCTTAAGTTTGTCAGTAAatggaatttaaaaaatttcgtgataattaaagcagcatgcctccagatttggctaaaaatctttctttcaaattgaagtgaacattagaaaattaatttttgtttctaaaatatttttaaaattctaaatgaagaaaaaaaagatgaccgtatcgggaatcgaaccccggaccgccgcggcaatagacatttttccgtcgtcgtaaccaatagcgctatagctgaagtagggaataatgacttctaaatattgatatttataattgagacagtttacctcaagtaaaagcgtgacaaacgcttttcgattttcttcgtaaaaaagtagtaaaaacagaaaattctcatgtgtttccgtaacataaagtttgtcagtaattaagttttaaagccttcttaagaaatacatgcatagcatttatttcaagatatctaaaaaatttttttttgttttcgaacgatctggaggcatgtcgcTTTAAATGGTTAGTTCAAATCAAAGTACCACATTACTTTATTGCCACGTTTTACAAAATGACCAGTATTCAAGAGAGATTCATTCATTATATAGCTAcgcaaaatattttgatcttattTTTCTGGGAAGTGACGAGTCTCTATTTAAATCAAAAGTTCCCGGGTAGCATTCTTCTATTCGCACCCTTTCCTTCTGCCCAGTGCGGAAGTACTTCCTTCCCCGCTCCTGCAGTTCTTCTAACGTCAACATTCCCTCGTGAACACTTTCGATTTGGCCTATTCTTTTTAACCCGGTATGGTTAAAAACAACATGCTCACCCTCTATGTATCTCCTTCTGTCCCCGTGGATGTTGCTCGAATATACctgaatataaagaaaaaaagacattCTGATTACCACTATTGCCGAAAGTATACTTTATTCAATAATTCAACAAAAGGTAAATTTATACACAGTATACCAAACAATATGCCACTGCTGTTATTACTTAGAATGACTGGTTATATTACGTCTTTAATTAATTGCTCAATAAACCTTTTTGTCTCTGCCGTTGTCGGGAATGAAGACACTATTTTATGTTCATTACTTTTGTAAAAGTACCAGACGTGTACCTTAATTAATATACTAATAAGCGTTTCTAAGATCAATCTTCAGTCAACCAACTTTCTCAACAGTCTAACAAGCAAACACAATGACAGACAATTCTACAATTCTACAAGTCTACAGTTCAGGAAATAAATTGTCCTTaagaaaagtaataaaacaaCGCAATAACATAATGCGTTTATTCCCGATATTTCCCTCTTAAATAATTTTAAGACTTTAAGATTTATTGCTAAGTGTTGACTTGGCATACAACGTGTTTATTCTTTTCAGTTCCAGATGCGGAGAGTTTGAGTTCCTGTAAATAAAATCCATTATTTACCTGTTTATACTGATGACGCTTCTCTTTATACCGTCTCAGAATGTCTGCCTCTTTTTCTGTCAGTGTGGATGAATATGTTACATTTTGGAACGGCCTCAAATTATGCAACGGCCATGTCTCTGTCTCGATGGTGGCTGTCTTTTCAAAGAATAGATTCCATTCACGGACATGCTCTTCAGTAAAATGCGCCAAGCTGAAGTCTTTTTCGAGAGATCTTAAATGATAACATTGAACACTATCTTTGAAATGTGCAGGAAACAGTAACTCGAGATTTTCGAGTTTCGTATACCAATCTAGTGATTAGTTAAAATTTATACTTTATATTAAGTAGCATGCATCTGAACCTTATTCTCCCATGCAAAATTCAATCACCACGACTTTCTCACTTTTACACAGTTCCATTAAAATCAATGGTAACAGTTAAACAATCATTTTACTCTCTAGAGCACAGCTTAAATATAAACTTTATATATTATGTATCAGTTAAAGTCtttgaaatactgaaaatagAAGTTTTTGTCATGTATTGGTAAATTAAAGCAGCGTATGCAACGTTTCATTATGGCATACACACTTAAAATTGTCAATACGGTAAAGAAACCAACGCACTAAATGTGCTTGTAtagttttcaaatttcaaaggttttgtaatattgtattttatactgATAACACGAGTGATGTGATGTTACCTTCTAAGGTCTTGCAAATCGACTGCATCATAATTTGGCCGAACAATTTCAGGTTCTCCTTCAGGAAGTTGTTGTTCACCGTCCTTCATCTTAAAAATTTCCAATGGTTTTTCACTGTGTTTTGGCCGCCACTCATCCTCAGTAGACAACACTTTGAACTGTACTGTGGTGTGGCCAACATCGTCATTGAATATTCTGCAGTACATGTCAAGGGAAGAGGTTATCAGGAAATAATATCCACAGAAGGTTAATATCATTTAACGTGTTGTATTTTAGCTAATTAGTTCAGGGAAATGAAACGGATCGTCCAATCGTATGgtttactttatattttaaaGCTATAATAGGATAAGTACTATTATTAATGATTTAGAGTATCTTTATCATTGTAAGATAGCTCAATTTGCATGAAAACGAGTATAGGACATTAGAATGAAATGTATCATTATGTTTTTCAGTCCATCGCAATGAAAGAGAGACGTGCACGTAAAACACATGATCTTATCATTCATTTCTAATGACCTACACTCAATTTAGTTCGCTGCAAATTAAGTCTCGATTAGTGAAAGCATTGATTAAAATATAATCAAGAATCTTTTCATTGATTGTTGTATATGGGATTCCGTATTAATTTAGAAAAAGCTTAATATTCATAAAGatatcacaaaatttaataaGTTCACGGATATCCCATATCACAGGTGTCACTTGTTCATAATGAAAAACAGAGCAGACTACACaaatcaaaaatcaaattaatatGAATACGGCACCCcatagtttttttgttgtttttttttgtcgtcTGCTGGTTTGTTTGAGATTGTCAATGGCTTTTgaataatgtatatacatgtatgtgcatATCAACTACGAGACGTCTCTTCTCAGGCGTTTTTCAAGTAGTTGAGATTAGATGGCATATATAACTGTAGCAAAAGCATCATAACTACAGAAAATTAAATGCTTTAATGGCAGAAGCTGTAGAAGTTATACCTATATAATTTCGGGTAAGTAACATTGTGGATCTGGTTGACATAGTCGTTAAGCCAGGCTGACATATTCCAGACTGTCCCAACATCCGTCGATTCTGGAACTGGTCTTTGTGAGCTTTGAATTACACTGTGTAATTCATTTAAGGTGAGTGTATTCCGATTGCGCATCTTCATGCTGATGCGCGAAAAGCACTGATCCACATCTTCGTGGGTATGCCCCACAATAAGGAAAGAAATCCAGACCTAGCAAACAaatcaatatttttgttacacaaataattatcataaaaaatgaaacatgtaTCACTTGCGAGTAGAAATTTATTTCAGTTTCTCTCATTGCCATAACAATTATAACTGAACATAATGAGAGTATGCAAATCGTGTTTGCATTATAAACATGCAATATATGTTCAATGTATTTAATTTCCAGAATCAGTTTTCTTATCAATGATGTGAATATATTCAGACAATACCTTTTTGCTTGTTAATTCGATATGATGGAACactgtttataatatataattatgcaatgTTCTATAACTGATTGGAaactgaaataataacaaaagatcaataaaagtatttacTTACCTCACGGACGAAACGCTTTTTTACCAAGAACGCCATCATACCaaggaaaaacttgtttttgttttcccttaaaaatagaataaattcaATTCAATACCCCAGctgatataaatgaaaaacacACCTCCTAATTCGTATCAGTctagaatattttattaaagacGAACAAATTGATCACTATGTCTGTTACTGGTATAACAGGGTTTTGAGAAAACACAACCTGTTCAAACTATCATGTTTACTAAATGACACAGTGTAATGAATAGAATATTCATCTAAAAATACttaaatgtacatacatgtatataaacattatGTAGAATACAGTCGATTGAATGCGTCATTAAATTTGTTTTGGTATCACAACAATGGCATTTTTGTAGAACATTCTTCGAAATGGGCCTTGGATTTGCTTTTCGttatttataacaataaatattGCATCATGAAAGACCCTACAACTCTAGCAATTTGCCGCTATTACAAGCGTTTAAGCAGAGCAGGATTTCGgaatttacaaacaaaacaaatatttcatctttagCATATATCCTGCTCTTCACATATTCTAGTTTATGACTGAAGTCGACCAGTTAAAAAATGATTATCTTATTTTTCGTTGTTAAGAACTGTTAACATcttaaataaataactaaatatgAACACAAAAATCTGACACATTGTCTTTTAAGTTCGTCCTATATATGCCAACATATTTAagtaataaaaactaaaatttcctttgtagttattttgaaattaaatcatTGTCGAATGAACAACTTTATTTCgagaaataaagaatttttgaaaatatattagtaCTATAATGAAGCgagaaaaaataaaagtgaatgAGCCATATGTTTTCTGGATTCAGTGATGCcgtattttacagtattttctaATCGTCTAATCAATTCATTCAATTTTGCTATGATGGAGTTTCATTACTCCTAAAATAGAGTCCGAGACTGCATTATTTCATTTGGTTTTattctatgtttccaaaaattctttttgtatatttcatttataaatagaAATCGCAATTAAAATTAGTTATAGGCCTGTCAATAATAACTGATGTGATATAAGACATAAGATAAAACTTGCATTTAATAGGGAGCAATGCCCATGCAATTTCAATgtacatgtttgttttttgttatctATAAATATATCGTTAAACCAGATTTCAACATCTTGCTAGCATGTAAAGATTCTGATGGGTAATTACAGACAGCAGCATTGAATAGATCGGAAAAGAAAATAGACAGGCACACAGATTGACTGAATAGGCAGCCATACAGAAATAAAATGTCACTGATTAATTTGAGACGTTCGTAATTCACATTTATAAGTATAAAACTCAAAGTCTATTTAAAGTTTGATGTAAGTTTATGTCTGAGTAATGACTTTGCTGCAATAGTGTTTGTGATTCCGTTGCTAAATACAAACAGCAGTTTTCAGCTACCTCTGTAGTTGataaattatatcatattatgaCTGAATCTTCTAAACGGACAAGTGGCGTTTATTTGCACAGCATTACGCATTTACATTTCTGTCGTGGCTGAATCTCCTTTACTGTTTAAGTGACAAGTGTCACATTCTGTGTGTAAGTATGGTGGGCTCTCTTCTTGtcttttttaaacagtatttaattTATCTTATGTTCGCGAAATATACCCTTTTCAATAATGCCTTTTATGATATCTTTAGCAAAATGAAATGCtagtcaattttaaaaatataacttcatttatttttatttgtacattCATTGTTTACTTGTCAAATATCTTACCTGCAGGTGTTGTCCAACTGGACAAATAATGTTGGCGGTAACTGGCCTTCTCTTGATTCTTTCACAAGGAGTTTTAGGAGGCATGATAATACAAGGTTCGTATCATGGGGATACTGATTGCAATCTAGGAAGAAGTACTTTCCCCGCCCATGAACAATGCTCCCAGTAATGTGGGTCCTAAGTTTGTGCTGACCAGATCCCTGTAAATAGTATTCATACCAAACTCTATTGCACATACATAACATACTGCGACGTCGAACTAAATTAATCGCTACATTttagctggaacaactgatagaCCTTCCTGATTTTAGGTTGCACCATGATTCTTGCACTCACTTAGGCACACACAGTTGTAGTCGTTAAACTGTCAGACATGTGACTAGTTGATATGACTAACACCTGGTTATATGAAACACCAAGGAAGCTGCTGGAATTTTAGCGTGTCTGTACACTGCACTTTATACCCATACTTAGATTAATATGAATTTCTGGAGAGCTGCTCATAAACATTCAGACgccaaaatattaaatatcaagtTCAAATGAAATACGTTTATTTGATGACATTGGATAAACAGCAAAATTTGACTGTATTTACAACAACATCTTGACAATAAGAAGTCAGGCTAAAAATCTGGTCCTGGTATTACTCCAAAATTACACTTGATAATGGTGATGCGGCCATCTAAGGCTCTAAAAGGAATGTTAACGGAAGTTTTGTTACTCCGATGTCATGTACAATAATTGTAAGAGCGATTTTTACTAGACTGATATTACATAAATACTGCATTCCTAAGAGCGTgataattatgaaaaatgttttcactCCGATATAGGCACCttggtctatattcatatttcgaagagtgagcataaaaatatataaaaaggtcaaaacatttactggaaaatcaagaTAACGagttaaatgatttattgaatatcaaaaaaaaaaactaactataAGTACcgacagtattatggcgtttttatttttagcaacacgtaaataaacaatcagtactgagcactcttttaaaataaaagatataagaaTGAAttcaatagttggcttgatggcgcagtaggttgagtggatagtCGTAttatcatttt
The Mercenaria mercenaria strain notata unplaced genomic scaffold, MADL_Memer_1 contig_4220, whole genome shotgun sequence DNA segment above includes these coding regions:
- the LOC128553705 gene encoding uncharacterized protein LOC128553705 gives rise to the protein MYCRIFNDDVGHTTVQFKVLSTEDEWRPKHSEKPLEIFKMKDGEQQLPEGEPEIVRPNYDAVDLQDLRRSLEKDFSLAHFTEEHVREWNLFFEKTATIETETWPLHNLRPFQNVTYSSTLTEKEADILRRYKEKRHQYKQVYSSNIHGDRRRYIEGEHVVFNHTGLKRIGQIESVHEGMLTLEELQERGRKYFRTGQKERVRIEECYPGTFDLNRDSSLPRKIRSKYFA